Proteins encoded by one window of Ursus arctos isolate Adak ecotype North America unplaced genomic scaffold, UrsArc2.0 scaffold_22, whole genome shotgun sequence:
- the TPBGL gene encoding trophoblast glycoprotein-like — translation MAPRAGRPGQRGPLLPGLLLVAAALSRPAAPCPFQCYCFGGPKLLLRCASGAELRQPPRDVPPDARNLTIVGANLTVLRAAAFAGGDADGEEVAAGGVRLPLLSALRLTHNNIEVVEDGAFDGLPSLTALDLSHNPLRALGGGAFRGLPALHSLQLNHALARGGPTLLGALDAALAPLDELRLLGLAGNALSRLPPAALRLPRLEQLDARLNALAGLGPDELRALERDGGLPAPRLLLADNPLRCGCAARPLLAWLRNATERVPDARRLRCAAPRALQDQPFLDLDEARLRCTDGDADGRGEEVEVAGPELEASYVFFGLVLALIGLIFLMVLYLNRRGIQRWMRNLREACRDQMEGYHYRYEQDADPRRAPAPAAPAGSRATSPGSGL, via the coding sequence ATGGCCCCGCGCGCGGGACGGCCGGGGCAAAGGGGGCCGCTCCTGCcggggctgctgctggtggcgGCGGCGCTGAGCCGGCCCGCCGCACCCTGTCCCTTCCAGTGCTACTGCTTCGGCGGCCCCAAGCTGCTGTTGCGCTGCGCTTCGGGCGCGGAGCTCCGGCAGCCGCCGCGGGACGTGCCGCCCGACGCGCGCAACCTCACCATCGTGGGCGCCAACCTGACGGTGCTGCGCGCGGCCGCCTTCGCCGGCGGGGACGCTGACGGGGAGGAGGTGGCGGCGGGCGGCGTGCGCCTGCCGCTCCTGAGCGCGCTGCGCCTCACGCACAACAACATCGAGGTGGTGGAGGACGGCGCCTTCGACGGGCTGCCCAGCCTGACGGCGCTCGACCTGAGCCACAACCCGCTGCGCGCCCTGGGCGGCGGCGCCTTCCGCGGGCTGCCCGCGCTGCACTCGCTGCAGCTCAACCACGCGCTGGCGCGAGGCGGCCCCACGCTGCTGGGCGCGCTGGACGCCGCGCTCGCCCCGCTGGACGAGCTGCGCCTCCTGGGCCTGGCGGGCAACGCGCTGAGCCGCCTGCCGCCCGCCGCGCTGCGCCTGCCGCGCCTGGAGCAGCTGGACGCGCGCCTCAACGCGCTAGCGGGCCTGGGCCCCGACGAGCTGCGCGCGCTCGAGCGCGATGGCGGCCTCCCCGCGCCGCGCTTGCTGCTCGCCGACAACCCCCTGCGTTGCGGCTGTGCcgcgcgccctctgctggcctggctgCGCAACGCCACGGAGCGCGTACCCGACGCGCGGCGCCTGCGCTGCGCCGCCCCGCGGGCGCTGCAGGACCAGCCTTTCCTGGACCTGGACGAGGCGCGGCTGCGCTGCACCGACGGCGACGCCGACGGTCGCGGGGAAGAAGTGGAAGTCGCCGGCCCGGAGCTGGAAGCCTCCTACGTCTTCTTTGGGCTCGTGCTGGCGCTCATCGGCCTCATCTTCCTCATGGTGCTCTACCTAAACCGCCGCGGCATCCAGCGCTGGATGCGCAACTTGCGCGAGGCCTGCCGGGACCAGATGGAGGGCTACCACTACCGTTATGAGCAGGACGCCGACCCGCGCCGCGCGCCGGCTCCGGCCGCCCCCGCCGGCTCCCGCGCCACTTCCCCGGGCTCGGGCCTCTGA